GTGGAGATTTTGATGCAAACTACTTCCAGCATGCGCCTTACATGGAACAGTTCAATAAAGAAAAAGGAACAAAATTAGTAGATGCAGGCGATATTCACTACGAGCCATTCGGAATCTATCCAGGAACAAAGAAAAGCCTTGATGAAATCGCAGATGGCGACGAAATCGCTGTACCAAACGATACAACAAACGAGGCAAGAGCATTACTTCTTCTTCAGGACAATGGTATTATCAAGTTAAAAGACGGTGCAGGACTCACAGCAACTGTAAATGACATCGCAGAAAATCCACACAATATTAAGATTGTTGAGTTAGAAGCTGCACAGGTAGCACGTGTAACAGGCGAGACAGCTTTCGTTGTATTAAATGGAAACTATGCCCTTCAGGCTGGATACTCTGTAAAAAAAGATGCCCTCGCTTATGAAGCAGCAGATTCAGAAGCAGCAAAAACTTATGTAAATATCATCGCAGTAAAAGATGGAAATCAGGACAACGATGCGATCAAAGCATTAGTAAAAGTTCTTAAATCTGATGACATCAAGAAATTCATTGATGAAAAATACGATGGTGCAGTAATTGCATTTGAATAATAATTTGTAGATTTCGTATAGACGAAAAAAGAAAAAATACCATATCCCATCTGCTCTGTAGTCGCTGTGTTTAAGATGCTTATCCGCATCTTAAACACGCTCCGAAGCCGCATCTGGGATATGGTATTTTTTCTTTTTTCTGACTATTCCAAACCCACAGTTGGCTCCAGAAGGAAATTAGTATTTTTGTTTGAGAGAGAGGGGAATGCTCAGAAGGCTATGGTTTTTATTTGGAATAAAAATTTCCAAAAGGGGATGTTTTCTCACTGAATTGTAGTAAATCTTCTAAAGAAAAAAGAATGGTTATAAGTTAGATTTTTTTACTATAGTTTTCGTACAATTCAGCATAAAAATTTATTTCAGCGGCTATCTGGTTTTGATAACAAATAGCAAATTGGTAATTTTTGTTAGAAAGAGAAGGGATTCTCTAGAAGATTATGAGAGTTAACCAGAGAAAAAATTCTCTAGAAGGTTATGGATTCTCGGGAAATTAAAACCTAAGAGATTGACACATTTCTTCTGGAAGTCTCCATCTGAATAAAAAGCGTAGACTTTTGGAGAAGCCCCATTCTCGCCAACTGTAGATTTAGAATAGCCAGAAAAAAGAAAAAAATAATACATCCCAGATGCGGCTTCGGAGCGTGTTTAAGATGCGAACGAGCATCTTAAACACAGCGACTACAGAGCAGATGGGATGTATTATTTTTTTCTTTTTTCGTCTACACGAAATCTACAAATTCGTATTTTGATGCTTCTGTACCTATATCTGTGAGGATGCCCATAACAGGACGGTAAGGCATGGCAAATCGTTGGGAGAGATAACGCATCGCAGCTCCAGTCTCTCCATCAGGGCCCCCAAATTGCGAGATGATTGCCTTGGCCATGGCCGCATCAGTTCTTTTTATATTAATTGGATACTCTAATCTTTTTTCATAATTCCACATAAACCTATCCCTCCATTTCCCATGGCCATGGTTTATTGGCCCATGCCCAGAATTCTGTGTCTTTTGGAACTGTATCAAGATTCAGAGGTGAGAAGCGGCTGCTATATTCTTTGATGGCCTGTTTTCTTGCATTTTTATAATATTCAAAATATTCTAAAGCTTCTTTGCTTTCGGGATGTGTATCAAGAAACATGGCACAGTCTAGTGCAGCAAAGCTTACAAGATCAATATAACGCTTGAGTTTTTTTTGCTCGGCGCAGCAGCTGCAGCCGTTGTTATAATTGCGGTTATGATTGGAATTAGAATTCATGTTTCGATTATAATTACAGTTTAAATTGCAGTTTTCAGAAGAATTTATATTTTGCATCATTTTCGGCACCTCCTTCCAAGAAAAGCCAGATCAAGTTCCTGAAAGATTGTGCCAGCACATAATGCGTTTTCTGGTTTATATATATTCTGCCATTTCTGCCATGGTACATAAGCCATAGCAAGAGGCAGGGAATCAAGTTTTACAGTTTCCTTTTCCTGTGTACATGAACAGGAAGAGTGATAAGAATTATCCATCATAAAAGCATCTCCTTGTTTTGTAAGATTCATAACTATTCAGAGTAATACAGATTCTAAACTATTATGGAATCTGTATTTAAATTTGTGGATGGATTTATTTTGAAAAGTTAGTCTGAACAGTTACTATAATTTATATATATGACAAGGAATAGAATGTGTCCGTAAGATATGCATTTCAGACTGTATACAAATTCAATAAATAATATGTTATAAAAATACAAGAAATCCGGATTAGCAAATGTAATATTTTATGGATATTGTTATAAGAGTATCAGAAAGTGATTCAAAAGTTTGGAGAGTGTACAAATTGACAGAAATATGCGGGAGGGAGTATAATATAAAAATAACTGTTTTATTTCAGAATATGTTAGTTCCCCAAAATAACATATTAGAAATCCCCAAAACAGTGAGAGAGTCTTCCGGAGAATCTGTTTTTTCGGAAGACTTTTTTTATCTCAGTCGAGAAGACTCCCACCTCTTTCAGGTGGTGAGTAACAGCTCGACTTGAATAAAAAGAAATTGCACACGCCTTGCATTTTTGTAATCTGAACTGTATAATATAAGATTGAATATAAATTGCTTTATTTTTTGTAGAGAAAGGAATGGAACAATGACAAAGATAGATATTATTTCTGGTTTTCTTGGAGCCGGAAAAACAACTTTAATTAAAAAACTTATTGAAGAAGGACTGAAGGGTCAGAAGGTTGTTCTGATCGAGAACGAATTTGGTGAGATTGGTATTGACGGTGGATTTTTAAAAGAGTCTGGTATTCAGATTAATGAAATGAATTCCGGATGTATTTGCTGTTCTTTAGTTGGTGATTTTAATACAGCTTTAAAAGATGTGTTAGAACAGTATACACCGGATCGTATTATCATCGAACCTTCAGGAGTTGGCAAGCTTTCTGATGTTATGAAAGCAGTACAAAAAGTTGTGGATGCAGAAGAGAATGTTGTATTAAACAGTCATATCACTGTTGCGGATGCGATGAGAGCGAAAATGTATCTGAAAAACTTTGGAGAATTTTATCGTAATCAGGTTGAGTTTGCCAGCGCAGTAATCTTAAGCCGTTCACAGAATGTAAAAGAAGATAAGTTAGAGAAGGCAGTAGCGCTTCTTCGTGATATTAATGGAAAATGTCCGATTGTGACAACTCCTTGGGAAGAGCTTAGTGGGGCACAGCTTCTTGAAGTAATGGAAGGTGAGAATGATTTTGCTAAAGAATTGATGGAGGCAGCACAGGTTTGTCCTGAATGTGGACATCATCATGAACATGGTGAAGAATGTCACGAACATCATCACGACCACGATCATGAATGTCACGAGCATCATCACGACCATGATCATGAATGCCACGAGCATCATCACGACCACGACCATGAATGTCATGAACATCATCATGACCATGACCATGATTGCTGTGGTCATGATCATCACCACCATCATGCGGATGAAGTATTTACAAGCTGGGGAAAAGAAACTCCGAAGAAGTATACAGAAGAAGGAATTCGAGCAATTCTTGATACATTATCTAAAGAAGACTCCAATGAGTATGGAATTATCTTAAGAGCAAAGGGTATTGTACCGGATGAAAACGGTAAATGGATTCATTTTGATCTTGTACCAGGTGAAGATGAAGTACGTTACGGTTCAGCAGAATATACTGGACGAATTTGCGTTATTGGCTCAAAACTTAATGAAGACAAGCTGGCAGAGCTTTTTGGTTTATAAAAATGTAT
This Anaerobutyricum hallii DNA region includes the following protein-coding sequences:
- a CDS encoding MetQ/NlpA family ABC transporter substrate-binding protein; this translates as MKKFGAFLLAGVLAIGTLTGCGSTDKKAEGSTGSTDSKVIKVAASATPHAEILEEAKPLLEKEGYDLEVTVFDDYVQPNEVVDSGDFDANYFQHAPYMEQFNKEKGTKLVDAGDIHYEPFGIYPGTKKSLDEIADGDEIAVPNDTTNEARALLLLQDNGIIKLKDGAGLTATVNDIAENPHNIKIVELEAAQVARVTGETAFVVLNGNYALQAGYSVKKDALAYEAADSEAAKTYVNIIAVKDGNQDNDAIKALVKVLKSDDIKKFIDEKYDGAVIAFE
- a CDS encoding spore coat protein CotJB; this translates as MMQNINSSENCNLNCNYNRNMNSNSNHNRNYNNGCSCCAEQKKLKRYIDLVSFAALDCAMFLDTHPESKEALEYFEYYKNARKQAIKEYSSRFSPLNLDTVPKDTEFWAWANKPWPWEMEG
- a CDS encoding spore coat associated protein CotJA translates to MMDNSYHSSCSCTQEKETVKLDSLPLAMAYVPWQKWQNIYKPENALCAGTIFQELDLAFLGRRCRK
- a CDS encoding CobW family GTP-binding protein, which codes for MTKIDIISGFLGAGKTTLIKKLIEEGLKGQKVVLIENEFGEIGIDGGFLKESGIQINEMNSGCICCSLVGDFNTALKDVLEQYTPDRIIIEPSGVGKLSDVMKAVQKVVDAEENVVLNSHITVADAMRAKMYLKNFGEFYRNQVEFASAVILSRSQNVKEDKLEKAVALLRDINGKCPIVTTPWEELSGAQLLEVMEGENDFAKELMEAAQVCPECGHHHEHGEECHEHHHDHDHECHEHHHDHDHECHEHHHDHDHECHEHHHDHDHDCCGHDHHHHHADEVFTSWGKETPKKYTEEGIRAILDTLSKEDSNEYGIILRAKGIVPDENGKWIHFDLVPGEDEVRYGSAEYTGRICVIGSKLNEDKLAELFGL